In Streptomyces sclerotialus, one genomic interval encodes:
- a CDS encoding ATP-dependent helicase, whose translation MSARITDPEQLKELLGIPFTPEQLACITAPPAPQVIVAGAGSGKTTVMAARVVWLVGTGQVAPEQVLGLTFTNKAAGELAERVRAALLAAGVTEPDPAPPGHGSAADDAPGEPRISTYHAFAGQLLKDHGLRIGVEPSARLLADATRFQLAARVLREAPGPYPALTTSLPSLVEDLLALDGELAEHLVAPEELRAYDTRLLAELGAAKLSNAELRKVPEAVRGRLELLDLVCAYRSEKRRRDLLDFGDQIALSATLATTRAEVGRLLREEFAVVLLDEYQDTSVAQRLLLSGLFGGGTGHAVTAVGDPCQAIYGWRGASVANLDDFPRHFPFADGSPARRFALSENRRSGGRLLDLANGLAAPLRERHEGVEALRPAPGAERDGVVRCALLPTHADEMRWLADSLAHLVRTGTPPGEIAVLCRTAGDFARIQGELVARDVPVEVVGLSGLLHLPEVADLVAVCEVLQDPTANAALVRLLIGPRWRIGPRDLALLGRLARTLVHRDEPSDDPERRLAEAVEGTDPAEVISLADALDTFLGADGGASGEDEPGAGLPFSAAARVRFAHLAAELRELRRSLGDPLMDVLHRVLATTGLDVELSASPHALAARRRETLGSFLDIAAGFAALDGEATLLAFLGFLRTAVQHEKGLDSSLPGGENTVKVLTAHKSKGLEWDVVAVPGLVEKQFPSSQARESWTSQAKVLPHALRGDADTLPDVQEWDSRGLKAFKEAMKDHQATEELRLGYVTFTRPRSLLLGSGHWWGPDQKRPRGPSAFLDALRAHCEAGYGEIEEWADPPEEDAENPALVAAADDAAGEWPLPLDPEAMARRRAAAQAVLDRVQRLESGTEPAGTGPSGPPDDPEWPPAEELAYEDEEMYGDPYGEDAEASGDPYGVDEAYGEDAEASGDPYGAPYDASHPGHPGRAVPGRPVPSVPAARDGDAADARAALLPEERRTVASWDRDLDALAGELRRSRARVQDVPLPSSLSASQIMRLAADPEGFARELARPMPRPPQPAARRGTRFHAWIESRFEELTLPMLGPEELPGADDDGPAGDGIADERDLAALKEAFARTPYARRTPYRVEVPVQFTLAGRVVRGRIDAVYRLDPDPRAADGYDGPRYEIVDWKTGRTQDADPLQLALYRLAWAEQRGVPLAAVRAAFLYVRSGEVVRPARLPGRRELERILLGEHPDGAAEAAATEGAYDADRAYPAGQAGETGDRTTHTGR comes from the coding sequence GTGTCCGCGCGCATCACCGACCCCGAACAGCTCAAGGAGCTGCTGGGCATCCCGTTCACCCCGGAGCAGCTGGCCTGCATCACGGCGCCCCCCGCTCCGCAGGTGATCGTGGCCGGCGCCGGGTCCGGCAAGACGACGGTCATGGCCGCGCGGGTGGTGTGGCTGGTGGGCACCGGGCAGGTCGCCCCCGAGCAGGTCCTCGGCCTGACGTTCACGAACAAGGCCGCGGGAGAGCTGGCCGAGCGGGTCCGCGCCGCCCTGCTCGCGGCCGGCGTGACCGAGCCCGACCCGGCACCGCCCGGCCACGGGAGCGCCGCGGACGACGCGCCCGGCGAGCCCCGCATCTCCACGTACCACGCCTTCGCCGGCCAGCTCCTGAAGGACCACGGGCTGCGCATCGGTGTCGAGCCCAGCGCCCGGCTGCTCGCCGACGCCACCCGCTTCCAGCTCGCCGCCCGGGTGCTGCGCGAGGCGCCGGGCCCGTATCCCGCGCTCACCACCTCGCTGCCCAGCCTCGTGGAGGACCTGCTCGCCCTCGACGGTGAGCTGGCCGAGCACCTCGTCGCCCCGGAGGAGCTGCGCGCGTACGACACCCGGCTGCTCGCCGAGCTCGGCGCCGCCAAGCTGAGCAACGCCGAGCTGCGCAAGGTCCCCGAGGCGGTGCGCGGCCGCCTGGAGCTGCTCGACCTCGTCTGCGCGTACCGGAGCGAGAAGCGCCGCCGCGACCTCCTCGACTTCGGCGACCAGATCGCCCTCTCCGCCACGCTCGCCACCACACGCGCCGAGGTGGGGCGGCTGCTGCGCGAGGAGTTCGCCGTCGTCCTCCTGGACGAGTACCAGGACACCTCGGTGGCCCAGCGGCTGCTGCTCTCCGGGCTCTTCGGCGGGGGCACAGGCCACGCCGTCACCGCCGTGGGCGACCCCTGCCAGGCCATCTACGGCTGGCGCGGCGCCTCCGTGGCGAACCTCGACGACTTCCCCCGGCACTTCCCGTTCGCCGACGGCAGCCCGGCGCGCCGCTTCGCGCTCAGCGAGAACCGCCGCAGCGGCGGCCGTCTCCTGGACCTCGCCAACGGCCTGGCCGCCCCCCTGCGCGAGCGCCACGAAGGCGTCGAAGCGCTGCGCCCGGCCCCCGGTGCCGAGCGCGACGGCGTCGTGCGCTGCGCCCTGCTGCCCACCCACGCCGACGAGATGCGCTGGCTCGCCGACTCCCTCGCCCACCTCGTCCGCACGGGCACACCGCCCGGCGAGATCGCCGTCCTGTGCCGCACGGCCGGCGACTTCGCCCGCATCCAGGGCGAGCTGGTCGCCCGCGACGTCCCCGTGGAGGTCGTCGGCCTCTCCGGGCTGCTGCACCTCCCCGAAGTCGCCGACCTGGTCGCCGTCTGCGAGGTGCTGCAGGACCCCACGGCCAACGCCGCCCTGGTCCGCCTGCTGATCGGGCCCCGCTGGCGCATCGGCCCCCGGGACCTCGCCCTGCTCGGCCGCCTCGCCCGTACGCTCGTCCACCGCGACGAGCCCTCCGACGACCCCGAGCGGCGCCTCGCCGAGGCCGTCGAGGGCACCGACCCGGCCGAGGTGATCTCGCTCGCCGACGCCCTGGACACGTTCCTCGGGGCGGACGGCGGCGCTTCCGGGGAGGACGAGCCGGGAGCCGGGCTGCCCTTCTCGGCCGCCGCGCGGGTCCGCTTCGCCCACCTCGCCGCCGAGCTCCGTGAGCTGCGCCGCTCCCTCGGCGACCCTCTGATGGACGTCCTGCACCGCGTCCTGGCCACCACGGGGCTCGACGTCGAGCTCTCCGCCTCACCGCACGCCCTGGCGGCCCGCCGCCGCGAGACCCTGGGATCCTTCCTCGACATCGCGGCGGGGTTCGCGGCCCTGGACGGCGAGGCCACGCTGCTGGCCTTCCTCGGGTTCCTCCGTACGGCCGTGCAGCACGAGAAGGGCCTGGACAGCTCCCTCCCGGGCGGGGAGAACACCGTCAAGGTGCTGACCGCGCACAAGTCCAAGGGCCTGGAGTGGGACGTGGTCGCCGTCCCCGGGCTGGTCGAGAAGCAGTTCCCCAGCAGCCAGGCCCGCGAGTCCTGGACCAGCCAGGCCAAGGTGCTGCCGCACGCCCTGCGTGGCGACGCCGACACCCTCCCCGACGTACAGGAATGGGACAGCCGCGGCCTGAAGGCCTTCAAGGAGGCGATGAAGGACCACCAGGCCACCGAGGAGCTGCGCCTCGGGTACGTCACCTTCACCCGCCCGCGCTCCCTGCTGCTCGGCTCCGGCCACTGGTGGGGCCCCGACCAGAAGAGGCCCCGCGGCCCGTCCGCCTTCCTGGACGCGCTGCGCGCGCACTGCGAGGCGGGGTACGGCGAGATCGAGGAATGGGCCGACCCGCCCGAGGAGGACGCGGAGAACCCCGCCCTCGTGGCCGCGGCCGACGACGCCGCGGGGGAGTGGCCGCTCCCGCTGGACCCGGAGGCGATGGCCCGGCGCCGCGCGGCAGCGCAAGCGGTACTGGACCGGGTGCAGCGCCTGGAGTCCGGCACGGAGCCGGCCGGGACGGGCCCCTCCGGGCCGCCGGACGACCCGGAGTGGCCGCCGGCCGAGGAGCTCGCGTACGAGGACGAGGAGATGTACGGCGACCCGTACGGCGAGGACGCGGAGGCGTCCGGCGACCCGTACGGCGTGGACGAGGCGTACGGCGAGGACGCGGAGGCGTCCGGCGACCCGTACGGCGCTCCGTACGACGCCTCGCACCCGGGCCACCCCGGGCGCGCAGTGCCCGGCCGCCCCGTCCCTTCCGTCCCCGCCGCCCGCGACGGCGACGCGGCGGACGCGAGGGCCGCGCTGCTCCCCGAGGAGCGGCGGACCGTCGCGTCCTGGGACCGCGACCTCGACGCGCTGGCGGGGGAGCTGCGCCGGTCCCGGGCGCGCGTCCAGGACGTGCCGCTGCCGTCCTCGCTCAGTGCCTCGCAGATCATGCGGCTGGCCGCCGACCCGGAGGGCTTCGCGCGCGAGCTGGCCCGGCCGATGCCGCGGCCTCCGCAGCCCGCCGCGCGCCGCGGTACCCGCTTCCACGCCTGGATCGAGTCCCGCTTCGAGGAGCTGACGCTCCCGATGCTCGGCCCCGAGGAGCTGCCCGGCGCCGACGACGACGGGCCGGCCGGGGACGGCATCGCCGACGAGCGGGACCTCGCCGCACTCAAGGAGGCGTTCGCGCGCACCCCGTATGCGCGGCGCACGCCGTACAGGGTGGAGGTGCCGGTCCAGTTCACCCTGGCGGGCCGCGTCGTCCGGGGCCGCATCGACGCCGTCTACCGCCTCGACCCCGATCCTCGGGCGGCGGACGGTTACGACGGCCCCCGGTACGAGATCGTCGACTGGAAGACCGGCCGCACCCAGGACGCCGACCCGCTCCAGCTGGCCCTGTACCGGCTGGCCTGGGCCGAGCAGCGCGGTGTCCCGCTCGCCGCCGTGCGCGCCGCCTTCCTGTACGTACGCAGCGGTGAGGTGGTCCGGCCCGCCCGGCTCCCCGGCCGCCGTGAGCTGGAACGCATCCTGCTCGGCGAGCACCCGGACGGCGCGGCCGAAGCGGCCGCCACGGAGGGCGCGTACGACGCCGACCGGGCGTACCCGGCCGGTCAGGCAGGTGAGACCGGCGACCGTACGACCCACACGGGCCGATAG
- a CDS encoding glutaredoxin domain-containing protein — protein MAGTVTMYSTTWCGYCRRLKGQMDREGIAYTEINIEQDPESAKYVESVNGGNQLVPTVVVVPEGGDEQHAMGNPPLKWIKEKLGV, from the coding sequence ATGGCGGGCACTGTCACGATGTACAGCACCACCTGGTGCGGTTACTGCCGTCGGCTCAAGGGCCAGATGGACCGCGAGGGCATCGCGTACACCGAGATCAACATCGAGCAGGACCCGGAGTCGGCGAAGTACGTGGAGAGCGTCAACGGCGGCAACCAGCTCGTGCCGACGGTCGTGGTGGTCCCCGAGGGCGGTGACGAGCAGCACGCGATGGGCAACCCGCCGCTGAAGTGGATCAAGGAGAAGCTCGGCGTCTGA
- a CDS encoding dipeptidase: MSSTPDSAVRTYISSRRDAFLDDLGAWLRIPSVSADPGHAPDVRRSAEWLVAKLTETGFPTAEIWETEGLPAVFAEWPSGDPEAPTVLVYGHHDVQPAALEDGWRTDPFEPHTADGKLYARGAADDKGQVFFHTLGVRAHLAATGRTAPAVNLKLIVEGEEESGSPNFPALITQHAHRLACDAVIVSDTGMWAKDTPTVCTGMRGLTDCQIDLYGPDQDIHSGSFGGAVPNPATEAARLAAALHDEDRRVAIPGFYDGVIELTERERELFAELPFDEDAWLRTAHSHAALGESGHTTLERIWARPTAEVNGIGGGYQGPGGKTVVPSSAQLKLSFRLVAGQDAAAVQQAVRTWVAERLPAGIRHDITFWGATRPCLTPLDHPALQSVARAMGRAFEQKIRFTREGGSGPAADLQDALGAPVLFLGISVPSDGWHAPNEKVELDLLMKGVETAAYLWGDLAENWRPA, translated from the coding sequence ATGAGCAGCACCCCGGACAGCGCTGTCCGCACGTACATCAGCAGCCGACGTGACGCCTTCCTCGACGACCTCGGCGCCTGGCTGCGCATCCCCTCCGTGTCGGCCGATCCCGGCCACGCCCCCGATGTACGCCGCAGCGCCGAATGGCTCGTCGCGAAGCTCACCGAGACCGGCTTCCCGACCGCCGAGATCTGGGAGACCGAGGGCCTGCCCGCGGTGTTCGCCGAGTGGCCGTCCGGGGACCCGGAAGCCCCCACCGTGCTGGTGTACGGCCATCACGACGTGCAGCCCGCCGCCCTGGAGGACGGCTGGCGCACCGACCCCTTCGAGCCGCACACCGCCGACGGCAAGCTCTACGCGCGCGGCGCCGCCGACGACAAGGGCCAGGTCTTCTTCCACACCCTCGGGGTGCGGGCGCACCTCGCGGCCACCGGCCGTACCGCACCCGCCGTCAACCTCAAACTGATCGTCGAGGGCGAGGAGGAGTCCGGCTCGCCGAACTTCCCCGCGCTGATCACCCAGCACGCGCACCGCCTCGCGTGCGACGCGGTGATCGTCTCCGACACCGGTATGTGGGCGAAGGACACCCCGACCGTGTGTACGGGCATGCGCGGCCTCACCGACTGCCAGATCGACCTCTACGGCCCCGACCAGGACATCCACTCCGGCTCCTTCGGCGGCGCCGTGCCGAACCCGGCCACCGAGGCGGCCCGGCTGGCCGCCGCGCTGCATGACGAGGACCGCAGGGTCGCGATCCCCGGCTTCTACGACGGTGTGATCGAGCTCACCGAACGGGAGCGGGAGCTCTTCGCCGAGCTGCCCTTCGACGAGGACGCGTGGCTGCGCACGGCGCACTCGCACGCCGCCCTCGGCGAGTCCGGCCACACGACCCTGGAGCGCATCTGGGCCCGCCCCACGGCCGAGGTCAACGGCATCGGCGGCGGCTACCAGGGCCCCGGCGGCAAGACCGTCGTGCCGTCCAGCGCGCAGTTGAAGCTCTCCTTCAGGCTGGTCGCCGGCCAGGACGCGGCCGCCGTCCAGCAGGCCGTACGCACCTGGGTCGCCGAACGGCTGCCCGCCGGCATCCGGCACGACATCACCTTCTGGGGCGCCACCCGGCCCTGCCTGACCCCGCTGGACCACCCCGCCCTGCAGTCCGTCGCCCGCGCGATGGGCCGGGCCTTCGAGCAGAAGATCCGCTTCACCCGGGAGGGCGGCTCGGGGCCCGCCGCCGACCTCCAGGACGCCCTCGGCGCCCCGGTGCTCTTCCTCGGCATCTCCGTGCCGTCCGACGGCTGGCACGCGCCGAACGAGAAGGTCGAGCTGGACCTGCTCATGAAGGGCGTCGAGACCGCGGCGTACCTGTGGGGCGACCTGGCGGAGAACTGGCGCCCGGCATGA
- a CDS encoding UvrD-helicase domain-containing protein, with protein sequence MSSSPSAIPQPRPYPRPARRDAPGAYRLVRTRPDAVRPPALDARQRAVVDHEDGPLLVLAGPGTGKTTTLVEAVTRRVREGADPERILVLTFSRKAAVELRDRMAARLSHGTPDGAAAYGSGEASGERDEAHASDGAPDRAAVRRAGSPQATTFHSFCYALVRAHQDADLFADPLRLLSGPEQDLVVRELLAGQAELAREGRAPVGWPDELRACLTTRGFADEVRAVLARSRELGLGPDALGEFARRTGRPDWGAAAGFLAEYLDVLDAQGVLDYAELVHRAVLLAERPEVAAELARRYDAVFVDEYQDTDAAQVRLLHALAGNRGPAHPGTGGGRTLVAFGDPDQSIYAFRGADVNGILEFPETFRRADGRPAPVEVLRTARRSGAALVAATRLLTRRMPLNRLPARQVREHREPTPVRDGGRAEVYTYPTAGAELDNIADILRRAHLEDGVPWQDMAVLVRAGGRSIPSVRRALTSAGVPLDIDGDDLPLRHEPAVAPLLLALRVAATDAPGADGTEEPLDEDLEAALRADEAARVPEGAGGPDEGAEEHTEPAESPASTESTESTELAESDEPTEPAEPAETAGSTASPENEAPAVSTRIAPEVAVELLLSPLGGMDAADLRRLGRALREEERAAGQAVPRPSDVLIAEALDEPERLVAHDPVYARGAQRLGLLLRKARELLAGGGTAEQALWELWDGTPWPGRLERTARRGGAAGRNADRDLDAVVALFETAARAEERTGGRGALNFLEELDNQDIAADTLTRRTVRPDAVRLMTAHRSKGLEWRLVVVAGVQEGLWPDLRRRGSLLEADRIGRDGIAAPLTPGALLAEERRLFYVAATRARERLVVTAVKAAADDGDQPSRFLTEFGVDPVDVTGRPRRPLSVAALVAELRATVVDPAASEALRTAAVERLARLAALRDDEGRPLVPAAHPYRWWGLYEPTHSSVPLRDRDRPVALSGSALDQLANACALQWFLGREVKADAPATAAQGFGNVVHVLADEVASGRTPADLAVLMERLDSVWDALAFDAPWKSRQEKDSARAALERFLRWHVMERETLGRDTVATEHGFDVTLEAGAAGEYAVRIRGSMDRVETDADGRAYVVDFKTGKSRPTGPEVARHPQLAVYQLAVREGAVDEVFGGRTPEPGGAELVHLRQGAPKKDGGDALPVVQAQQPLEGEWVAELLATAAGRVLEERFVPSTGKHCTHCAFKSSCSARPEGQHVVE encoded by the coding sequence GTGAGTTCCTCCCCTTCGGCGATTCCGCAGCCCCGGCCGTACCCGCGGCCGGCGCGGCGGGATGCCCCCGGCGCGTACCGCCTGGTCCGCACCCGGCCGGACGCGGTACGCCCTCCTGCTTTGGACGCACGTCAGCGCGCGGTGGTTGACCATGAGGACGGCCCGCTGCTCGTGCTCGCCGGTCCCGGTACGGGCAAGACCACGACGCTCGTCGAGGCGGTCACCCGGCGGGTGAGGGAAGGCGCCGACCCGGAGCGGATCCTGGTCCTCACCTTCAGCCGCAAGGCCGCCGTCGAGCTGCGTGACAGGATGGCGGCCCGGCTGAGCCACGGGACGCCGGACGGAGCGGCTGCCTACGGAAGCGGCGAGGCGTCCGGTGAGCGGGACGAGGCGCACGCGTCGGACGGGGCACCGGACCGAGCTGCCGTGCGCCGGGCGGGCAGTCCGCAGGCCACCACCTTCCACTCCTTCTGTTACGCGTTGGTCCGCGCCCATCAGGACGCCGACCTGTTTGCCGATCCGCTGCGCCTGCTGTCCGGGCCCGAGCAGGACCTCGTGGTCCGCGAGCTGCTGGCGGGCCAGGCCGAGCTGGCCCGGGAGGGCCGCGCGCCGGTGGGCTGGCCGGACGAGCTGCGGGCGTGCCTGACCACCCGCGGCTTCGCCGACGAGGTGCGCGCCGTGCTCGCCCGCAGCCGGGAGCTGGGCCTCGGCCCGGACGCGCTGGGCGAGTTCGCGCGCCGTACGGGGCGGCCCGACTGGGGCGCCGCCGCCGGCTTCCTCGCCGAGTACCTCGACGTCCTGGACGCCCAGGGGGTGCTGGACTACGCCGAGCTGGTGCACCGCGCGGTGCTGCTCGCCGAGCGCCCCGAGGTGGCGGCCGAGCTGGCGCGCCGGTACGACGCGGTGTTCGTCGACGAGTACCAGGACACCGACGCCGCGCAGGTCCGGCTGCTGCACGCGCTGGCGGGGAACCGCGGGCCCGCGCACCCCGGCACGGGCGGCGGCCGCACCCTGGTCGCCTTCGGCGACCCCGACCAGTCGATCTACGCCTTCCGGGGCGCCGACGTCAACGGCATCCTCGAGTTCCCGGAGACCTTCCGCCGCGCGGACGGCAGGCCCGCGCCCGTGGAGGTGCTGCGTACCGCGCGGCGCTCCGGGGCCGCGCTGGTCGCCGCCACCCGGCTGCTCACCCGCCGCATGCCGCTCAACCGGCTGCCCGCCCGGCAGGTCAGGGAACACCGTGAGCCGACGCCGGTACGGGACGGCGGCCGGGCCGAGGTGTACACGTACCCGACGGCCGGCGCCGAGCTCGACAACATCGCCGACATCCTCCGCCGGGCCCATCTGGAGGACGGCGTCCCGTGGCAGGACATGGCCGTCCTCGTGCGTGCCGGAGGCCGTTCGATCCCGTCCGTACGCCGCGCCCTCACCTCGGCCGGTGTCCCCCTCGACATCGACGGCGACGACCTCCCGCTGCGCCACGAGCCCGCGGTCGCGCCGCTGCTGCTGGCGCTGCGGGTGGCGGCGACGGACGCGCCGGGTGCGGACGGGACGGAGGAGCCGCTGGACGAGGACCTGGAGGCGGCGCTGAGGGCCGACGAGGCGGCCCGGGTGCCGGAGGGAGCCGGGGGCCCGGACGAGGGCGCAGAGGAGCACACGGAGCCCGCCGAGTCCCCTGCGTCCACCGAGTCCACCGAGTCCACCGAGCTCGCTGAGTCCGACGAGCCCACCGAGCCCGCCGAGCCTGCCGAAACCGCCGGGTCCACCGCGTCGCCTGAGAACGAGGCGCCCGCTGTCAGCACGCGCATCGCCCCCGAGGTGGCCGTGGAGCTGCTGTTGTCGCCGCTGGGCGGGATGGACGCCGCCGACCTGCGGCGGCTCGGGCGCGCGCTCCGGGAGGAGGAACGGGCCGCCGGACAGGCCGTGCCGCGCCCCTCGGACGTGCTGATCGCCGAGGCGCTGGACGAGCCGGAGCGGCTGGTGGCGCACGACCCGGTGTACGCCCGGGGCGCGCAGCGGCTCGGGCTGCTGCTGCGCAAGGCGCGTGAGCTGCTCGCCGGCGGTGGCACCGCCGAGCAGGCGCTGTGGGAGCTGTGGGACGGCACCCCTTGGCCGGGCCGGCTCGAACGGACGGCCCGGCGCGGCGGCGCCGCGGGCCGGAACGCCGACCGTGACCTGGACGCGGTGGTCGCCCTCTTCGAGACCGCGGCGCGTGCCGAGGAGCGCACCGGCGGCCGCGGCGCCCTGAACTTCCTGGAGGAGCTGGACAACCAGGACATCGCGGCCGACACGCTGACCCGCCGTACGGTGCGGCCGGACGCGGTACGGCTGATGACCGCGCACCGCTCCAAGGGCCTGGAGTGGCGTCTCGTCGTGGTCGCCGGCGTGCAGGAAGGCCTCTGGCCCGACCTGCGCCGCCGCGGCTCACTCCTGGAGGCCGACCGGATCGGCCGGGACGGCATCGCCGCACCGCTCACCCCGGGGGCGCTGCTCGCCGAGGAACGCCGGCTGTTCTACGTGGCGGCGACCCGTGCCCGGGAGCGCCTCGTCGTCACCGCCGTGAAGGCCGCGGCCGACGACGGGGACCAGCCCTCCCGCTTCCTCACCGAGTTCGGCGTCGACCCGGTCGACGTCACCGGACGCCCGCGCCGCCCGCTCTCGGTGGCCGCGCTCGTCGCCGAGCTGCGCGCCACCGTCGTCGACCCCGCGGCCTCCGAAGCACTGCGAACGGCCGCCGTGGAGCGGCTCGCCAGACTGGCCGCGCTCCGGGACGACGAGGGCCGCCCCCTGGTGCCCGCCGCACACCCGTACCGCTGGTGGGGCCTGTACGAGCCGACGCACAGCTCGGTACCGCTGCGCGACCGGGACAGGCCCGTGGCCCTCTCGGGCAGCGCCCTCGACCAGCTCGCGAACGCCTGCGCGCTCCAGTGGTTCCTGGGCCGGGAGGTCAAGGCGGACGCGCCCGCGACCGCCGCGCAGGGCTTCGGCAACGTGGTGCACGTGCTGGCCGACGAGGTCGCCTCCGGGCGCACCCCGGCGGACCTCGCCGTCCTGATGGAGCGGCTGGACTCCGTGTGGGACGCGCTCGCCTTCGACGCGCCGTGGAAGTCGCGCCAGGAGAAGGACAGCGCACGCGCCGCCCTGGAGCGCTTCCTGCGCTGGCACGTCATGGAGCGCGAGACGCTCGGCCGCGACACGGTCGCCACCGAGCACGGCTTCGACGTCACTCTGGAGGCCGGTGCGGCGGGGGAGTACGCGGTCCGCATCCGCGGCAGCATGGACCGCGTCGAGACCGACGCGGACGGCCGTGCGTACGTCGTGGACTTCAAGACGGGCAAGAGCAGGCCGACCGGCCCCGAGGTGGCCCGGCACCCGCAGCTCGCCGTGTACCAGCTCGCGGTGCGTGAGGGAGCCGTCGACGAGGTCTTCGGGGGCCGCACCCCGGAGCCCGGTGGCGCGGAGCTGGTGCACCTGCGTCAGGGTGCCCCGAAGAAGGACGGCGGCGACGCCCTCCCCGTGGTGCAGGCCCAGCAGCCCCTGGAAGGCGAATGGGTGGCGGAGCTGCTGGCCACCGCCGCCGGCCGGGTCCTGGAGGAGCGCTTCGTCCCCTCGACCGGTAAGCACTGCACGCACTGCGCCTTCAAGAGCTCCTGCTCGGCGCGGCCCGAAGGGCAGCACGTCGTCGAGTGA
- a CDS encoding MGMT family protein, producing MSGTGKSGSDAPGGELPEYADRVLDVAERIPPGRVMTYGDVAEYLDEGGPRQVGRVMALYGGTVPWWRVVRADGVLLPGSERRALQHYRTEGTPLREPKRTAGSREERGIPRLDMARARWDGSEPGPGGGERGPSGLPGEGGAPGRDG from the coding sequence ATGAGTGGGACCGGAAAGAGCGGGAGTGACGCCCCCGGCGGCGAGCTGCCGGAGTACGCGGACCGCGTGCTCGACGTGGCCGAGCGGATTCCGCCGGGCCGGGTGATGACCTACGGGGACGTCGCCGAGTACCTCGACGAGGGAGGGCCGCGGCAGGTGGGACGCGTGATGGCGCTGTACGGCGGCACCGTACCGTGGTGGCGCGTGGTCCGCGCCGACGGCGTCCTGCTGCCGGGCAGCGAGCGGCGCGCGCTCCAGCACTACCGCACCGAGGGCACCCCGCTGCGCGAGCCGAAGCGCACGGCCGGCTCCCGCGAGGAGCGCGGGATACCGCGGCTGGACATGGCGAGGGCGCGGTGGGACGGCAGCGAGCCGGGCCCCGGCGGTGGCGAGCGGGGGCCGAGCGGCCTGCCGGGCGAGGGCGGTGCCCCCGGCCGGGACGGCTGA
- the nudC gene encoding NAD(+) diphosphatase has protein sequence MTTRIDHDAHRPITFSADSGIDRSAHHRLDEAWLAAAWSHPTTRVFVVSGGQALVDDTPDGRTELVMTPSFEAPMTETHRYYLGQDEDGVRYFALQKDSLPGRMDQSARPAGLREAGLLLSERDAGLLVHAVALENWQRLHRFCSRCGERTVIAAAGHIRRCPACGAEHYPRTDPAVIMLVTDEEDRALLGRQVHWPEGRFSTLAGFVEPGESIEQSVRREVYEEAGVVVGDVEYVASQPWPFPSSLMLGFMARATRPEIQVDGEEIEEARWFSREDLREAFESGEVLPPYGISIAARLIELWYGKPLPKP, from the coding sequence GTGACCACCCGGATCGATCACGACGCACACCGGCCCATCACCTTCAGCGCCGACAGCGGCATCGACCGCAGCGCGCATCACCGACTCGACGAGGCATGGCTCGCCGCGGCGTGGAGCCACCCGACGACGCGCGTCTTCGTGGTCTCCGGCGGTCAGGCGCTGGTGGACGACACCCCTGACGGCCGCACCGAACTGGTCATGACGCCCTCCTTCGAGGCGCCGATGACCGAGACCCACCGCTACTACCTCGGCCAGGACGAGGACGGGGTCCGCTACTTCGCGCTGCAGAAGGACTCGCTGCCGGGGCGCATGGACCAGTCGGCGCGCCCCGCGGGGCTGCGGGAGGCGGGTCTGCTGCTGTCCGAGCGTGACGCCGGTCTGCTCGTGCACGCCGTGGCCCTGGAGAACTGGCAGCGGCTGCACCGCTTCTGCTCGCGCTGCGGCGAGCGCACGGTCATCGCGGCGGCGGGCCACATCCGCCGCTGCCCGGCCTGCGGCGCCGAGCACTACCCGCGTACGGACCCGGCCGTGATCATGCTCGTCACGGACGAGGAGGACCGCGCGCTCCTGGGCCGCCAGGTGCACTGGCCCGAAGGCCGGTTCTCCACGCTTGCCGGCTTCGTGGAGCCGGGCGAGTCCATCGAGCAGTCGGTACGGCGCGAGGTCTACGAAGAGGCCGGTGTGGTCGTCGGGGACGTCGAGTACGTCGCCAGCCAGCCCTGGCCCTTCCCCTCCAGCCTGATGCTCGGCTTCATGGCCCGCGCCACGCGGCCCGAGATCCAGGTGGACGGCGAGGAGATCGAGGAGGCCCGCTGGTTCTCCCGCGAGGACCTGCGTGAGGCCTTCGAGTCGGGCGAGGTGCTGCCGCCGTACGGCATCTCCATCGCCGCCCGGCTGATCGAGCTCTGGTACGGGAAGCCGCTGCCGAAGCCGTAG